The following coding sequences are from one Microtus pennsylvanicus isolate mMicPen1 chromosome 1, mMicPen1.hap1, whole genome shotgun sequence window:
- the Mypop gene encoding myb-related transcription factor, partner of profilin: MASATAAAAPGEAEETTRLRKPRFSFEENQILIREVRAHYPQLYGAQSRRVSVAERRRVWDSIASKINGITSWKRTGQEVQKRWNDFKRRTKEKLARVPHSTQGAGPAAEDSFSAEEETIFAILGPGVAGPGAGAEETPTAASSQPQAPTAGTQRYVLSEDRRQDRRADTAAQSKGGSSSPESSARPSCNVPEAKEGESPSPAAMQPVQLPRLALSSPLPAPPPPPTPLAQVAPSSPSPPPPRPTSAPEQSLDFLRAQQETANAIRELAGTLRQGLAKLSEALSALLPLLPGTPADPLPPPPPPPPPPPPKPVLPPPAPKVEVPSEPVSVVAAVVDGAVVAARGVIISPRSEEGVPKPPPAPPVPLHDSPPHKRKKGFPTRKRRSRWKSP, from the exons ATGGCCTcggcgaccgcggcggcggcgccggGCGAAGCGGAGGAAACCACCCGGCTCCGCAAACCGCGGTTCTCTTTCGAGGAGAACCAGATCCTGATCCGGGAGGTGCGCGCCCACTACCCTCAGCTCTACGGTGCGCAGAGCCGTCGGGTGAGCGTGGCCGAGCGGCGGCGAGTGTGGGACAGCATCGCCAGCAAGATCAACGGCATCACCAGTTGGAAGCGCACGGGCCAGGAGGTTCAGAAGCGCTGGAACGATTTCAAGCGCCGCACCAAGGAGAAGCTCGCCCGAGTGCCGCACTCCACGCAGGGCGCGGGGCCCGCCGCCGAGGACTCCTTCTCCGCGGAAGAGGAGACTATTTTCGCCATCCTGGGGCCGGGTGTGGCGGGGCCCGGTGCTGGGGCTGAGGAGACCCCGACAGCCGCCTCTTCACAGCCACAAGCTCCGACCGCTGGTACGCAACGCTATGTTTTGTCCGAGGATCGCAGGCAGGATCGACGGGCAG ATACCGCAGCCCAGAGTAAAGGGGGCTCCAGCAGCCCAGAGTCCTCGGCCCGGCCCTCTTGCAATGTCCCTGAAGCCAAGGAGGGTGAGTCCCCGTCCCCTGCAGCCATGCAGCCTGTCCAGCTGCCCCGCCTGGCCTTGTCTTcacctctccctgcccctccacCGCCACCCACGCCGCTGGCCCAAGTGGCACCTTCATCCCCTAGCCCACCACCTCCTCGGCCCACCTCAGCCCCAGAACAGTCCCTGGACTTTCTGCGGGCTCAGCAGGAGACTGCCAATGCCATCAGGGAGCTGGCTGGCACCCTTCGGCAGGGACTGGCCAAACTGAGCGAGGCCCTCAGCGCCCTGTTACCCCTTCTGCCGGGAACCCCAGCTGACCCGCTGCCTCCGCCCCCGCctccgcccccgcccccacctcccaagCCAGTTCTGCCACCACCTGCCCCCAAGGTGGAGGTCCCCTCAGAGCCTGTGTCCGTGGTAGCTGCTGTCGTGGATGGGGCTGTAGTAGCAGCTAGGGGAGTGATCATCTCCCCTAGAAGCGAGGAAGGGGTGCCCAAACCACCCCCAGCTCCACCAGTACCCCTCCACGACTCACCAccacacaaaaggaagaaaggcttcCCTACACGGAAGAGGCGGAGTCGCTGGAAGTCTCCGTGA
- the Nanos2 gene encoding nanos homolog 2: MDIPPFDMWRDYFNLSQVILAIIKDRRQRQKDEGASGLQEKREQEPGVSGSLPALCNFCKHNGESRHVYASHQLKTPEGVVVCPILRHYVCPLCGATGDHAHTLKYCPLNSNQQSLYRRGGRNSAGRKVKR, translated from the coding sequence ATGGACATACCACCCTTTGACATGTGGAGGGACTACTTTAACCTGAGCCAGGTGATACTGGCTATAATCAAagacaggaggcaaagacagaaggatgAAGGGGCCTCCGGGCTCCAGGAGAAGAGGGAGCAGGAGCCAGGGGTCTCCGGGAGCCTTCCTGCCCTATGCAACTTCTGCAAGCACAACGGAGAGTCTCGTCATGTCTATGCCTCACACCAGCTGAAGACACCTGAAGGCGTGGTGGTGTGTCCCATCCTGAGGCATTATGTGTGCCCTCTGTGCGGGGCCACCGGGGACCATGCTCACACACTCAAGTACTGTCCACTCAACAGCAACCAGCAGTCTCTCTACCGTCGTGGTGGACGAAACTCGGCTGGACGCAAAGTCAAGCGATAA